The following are from one region of the Halodesulfurarchaeum sp. HSR-GB genome:
- a CDS encoding geranylgeranylglycerol-phosphate geranylgeranyltransferase, which yields MSGAPWSYLELTRPVNSVAAGVLTLIGGFVAAGLAADSWPLGAAVLATVLATGAGNAINDYFDREIDRINNPERPIPRGDVPPMGALLWSVGLFAVAIALAVTLPPVAILIAILNFLGLVAYTTLFKGRPGAGNALVAYLGGSTFLFGAAAVGRARDGVVLFALAALSTFAREVIKDIEDIAGDRAEGLNTLPIALGADRALGIAAIALVVAVLASPVPYLTGLFGLSYLLVVVPADLLMVAALLRSRAHPDTGQQWLKYGMFLAAAAFIVGRVSVVFG from the coding sequence ATGAGCGGGGCCCCGTGGAGCTATCTGGAACTCACACGGCCGGTGAACAGCGTTGCAGCCGGCGTTCTCACGCTGATTGGTGGATTCGTCGCTGCCGGGTTGGCCGCCGATAGCTGGCCGCTCGGCGCAGCCGTGCTTGCGACTGTCCTCGCGACCGGTGCGGGCAATGCCATCAACGATTACTTCGACCGGGAGATCGACCGGATCAACAACCCCGAGCGCCCGATTCCACGTGGCGACGTGCCCCCAATGGGGGCGCTTCTGTGGAGTGTGGGCCTGTTCGCTGTCGCGATCGCGCTCGCGGTGACGCTGCCACCGGTGGCAATTCTGATCGCGATCCTCAATTTCCTCGGCCTGGTGGCCTATACGACGCTGTTCAAGGGTCGCCCGGGAGCGGGGAACGCACTGGTGGCGTACCTGGGCGGAAGTACGTTCCTCTTCGGTGCTGCTGCTGTGGGCCGGGCCCGTGACGGGGTCGTCCTGTTCGCGCTCGCGGCGCTCTCGACGTTCGCCCGCGAGGTGATCAAAGATATCGAGGACATCGCGGGCGATCGGGCCGAGGGCCTCAATACGCTCCCGATCGCGCTGGGGGCGGATCGCGCCCTCGGGATCGCGGCAATCGCACTCGTGGTTGCCGTCCTCGCGAGTCCGGTCCCGTATCTCACCGGCCTGTTCGGATTGTCCTATCTCCTCGTGGTAGTTCCAGCCGACCTCCTCATGGTCGCGGCCCTGCTGCGAAGTCGGGCGCACCCCGACACCGGTCAGCAGTGGCTGAAGTACGGAATGTTTCTCGCGGCGGCGGCGTTTATCGTCGGCAGAGTCAGTGTCGTTTTTGGCTAG
- a CDS encoding DUF5798 family protein, whose translation MGLGSTAKKLQQVVDVADDLYAKINDLKSDLAAMRDTIEETNSRVKSVEEELADQRELLKEIAVAEGIEVEQVDTEQTDSQLPNSEGTDSDPADNAQ comes from the coding sequence ATGGGACTGGGAAGCACGGCGAAGAAACTACAGCAGGTCGTCGACGTGGCCGACGACCTCTACGCCAAGATCAACGACCTCAAATCGGATCTCGCGGCGATGCGTGACACGATCGAAGAGACGAACAGCCGTGTCAAATCCGTCGAAGAGGAGCTAGCCGACCAACGCGAACTTCTGAAAGAAATCGCAGTCGCCGAAGGGATCGAGGTCGAACAGGTAGACACTGAACAAACAGACTCCCAACTACCAAACTCCGAAGGGACAGACTCCGATCCGGCCGACAACGCTCAGTAG
- a CDS encoding mechanosensitive ion channel family protein, producing the protein MIGAPLAVGPVGSALDGMGIPFAAPLGSAITFVVVFLIIYTLGKGLVQPLINRGMDRRKLDAHARTPIRRLMNGLIVFVAIAVAFGAAGFTGFLQSLATIAAAGTLAIGFALQDVIKNFVAGVFIYTDRPFRIGDWIEWDNYSGVVEDISLRVSRIRTFDNELLTVPNSQLTDGVIKNPVDGDKLRRTFVFGIGYEDDIEEATEIIIDEATAHEGIMNEPGPSVRVVSLDDSSVGLQARVWIEDPSRSDFVKVQSEFVKSTKEALEDAGIDIPYPQRVLHGDLSVEESALAD; encoded by the coding sequence ATGATAGGGGCCCCACTCGCGGTGGGCCCCGTCGGGTCCGCTCTCGACGGGATGGGGATTCCCTTTGCCGCCCCGCTCGGCTCGGCGATTACCTTTGTCGTCGTGTTCCTGATCATTTACACCCTGGGGAAAGGCCTCGTTCAGCCGCTTATCAATCGAGGGATGGACCGTCGAAAGCTCGACGCCCACGCCCGAACACCGATCCGTCGGCTCATGAACGGACTGATCGTCTTCGTGGCGATCGCCGTGGCATTCGGTGCGGCTGGCTTCACCGGCTTTCTGCAGTCACTCGCGACGATCGCTGCCGCCGGAACGTTAGCCATCGGCTTTGCCCTCCAGGACGTCATCAAGAACTTCGTCGCGGGGGTGTTCATCTACACCGACCGGCCCTTCCGGATCGGCGACTGGATCGAGTGGGACAATTATTCTGGGGTCGTCGAAGACATCTCGCTGCGGGTCTCCCGTATCCGTACTTTCGACAACGAGTTGCTGACAGTTCCAAACTCCCAGTTGACCGACGGCGTCATCAAGAATCCCGTCGATGGCGATAAGCTCCGGCGAACCTTCGTCTTCGGGATCGGGTACGAGGACGACATCGAGGAAGCCACCGAGATCATCATCGACGAGGCGACCGCCCACGAGGGCATCATGAACGAGCCCGGTCCCTCCGTGCGTGTCGTCTCACTCGATGACTCATCGGTGGGGCTACAGGCCCGAGTCTGGATCGAAGATCCGAGTCGGTCCGATTTCGTCAAGGTCCAATCCGAGTTCGTCAAATCGACAAAGGAGGCCCTCGAGGATGCAGGGATCGACATTCCGTATCCCCAGCGGGTCCTGCACGGGGACCTCTCGGTCGAGGAGTCGGCACTCGCTGACTGA
- a CDS encoding YhbY family RNA-binding protein translates to MSEKYRAQAQDLDVTVWVGKSGIEAVRDELDDQLTDRELVKVKFLRSARGGTSTDELAADLAEMVDAELIETRGNTGVYHR, encoded by the coding sequence ATGAGCGAAAAGTACCGCGCGCAGGCCCAGGACCTCGACGTCACGGTCTGGGTCGGCAAGTCCGGCATCGAAGCTGTCCGGGACGAACTGGACGACCAACTGACCGATCGGGAACTGGTGAAGGTGAAGTTCCTTCGGTCTGCCCGAGGCGGAACCTCGACTGACGAACTCGCGGCCGACCTCGCTGAGATGGTCGACGCTGAACTGATCGAGACACGAGGCAACACGGGGGTATACCATCGATGA
- a CDS encoding ribonuclease P protein component 4 encodes MSIPAERIERLTDLAHAAAKADRMDRARRYVRLARRIAERNRLSLPTRLDRFTCNGCDAYLIPGRNARVRTQSGHVVLTCSCGAQKRYPY; translated from the coding sequence ATGTCCATCCCGGCAGAACGCATCGAGCGGTTGACGGATCTCGCTCACGCCGCCGCGAAGGCCGACCGGATGGACCGGGCCCGCCGGTACGTGCGACTGGCCCGCCGGATCGCCGAGCGAAATCGGCTATCCCTCCCGACCCGACTCGATCGCTTCACCTGTAATGGCTGTGATGCCTATCTCATCCCTGGCCGGAACGCCAGAGTCCGCACGCAGTCGGGACACGTGGTCCTGACCTGCTCGTGTGGGGCCCAGAAGCGCTATCCCTACTAG
- a CDS encoding glycosyltransferase family 4 protein — protein sequence MRVSHYFEWEQHITGGHAQSVKNQRTMLDRAGIEYTTRPSLDVDLLHLNNMGPRSLLAAKRAQAASVPVLIHTHQTAEDFEGSFALSDFLAKPLRPYLEYAYDQGDHLICPSEYNQRTIRTYTDTPSTVISNGYDPEKIAGFESLRETYLDRYDLSPPVVFNVGHVIPRKGLETFVETARRLPDLDFAWFGFLNPTGGHFDRILRSRETERLVESAPENVTFTGYIEDIRGAYAAGDIFFFPTHNENEGMALLEAMAAGAPPVVRDIPTFEWLDEGRDCLKAETDFVPAIESLLSEKRRAEIGAQAKARSEAFTLDAVQADLVSLYRAIVGE from the coding sequence ATGAGGGTAAGTCACTACTTCGAATGGGAGCAGCACATTACGGGCGGGCACGCACAGTCCGTCAAAAATCAGCGGACGATGCTGGACCGGGCCGGCATCGAGTACACCACCCGCCCCTCGCTGGACGTGGACCTCCTGCATCTCAACAACATGGGGCCCCGCTCATTGCTCGCGGCCAAGCGTGCCCAGGCCGCCTCCGTTCCCGTTCTCATCCACACCCACCAGACTGCGGAGGACTTCGAGGGGAGTTTTGCCCTCTCCGATTTCCTCGCGAAACCGCTGCGCCCCTACCTGGAGTACGCCTACGACCAGGGCGATCACTTGATCTGCCCCTCCGAGTACAACCAGCGAACGATCCGCACCTACACCGACACGCCCTCCACGGTCATCTCGAACGGCTACGATCCCGAGAAGATCGCCGGGTTCGAGTCGTTGCGTGAGACGTATCTGGATCGGTATGACCTCTCGCCGCCAGTCGTGTTCAACGTCGGGCACGTCATTCCCCGGAAGGGCCTGGAGACGTTCGTCGAGACGGCCAGGCGGCTCCCCGACCTCGATTTCGCCTGGTTTGGCTTCCTGAACCCGACCGGGGGCCACTTCGATCGGATCCTCCGGAGTCGTGAGACCGAACGGCTCGTCGAATCCGCCCCCGAGAACGTCACGTTCACGGGATACATCGAAGATATCCGGGGGGCCTACGCGGCCGGTGACATCTTCTTCTTCCCGACGCACAACGAGAACGAAGGGATGGCGCTGCTCGAAGCGATGGCCGCCGGGGCCCCGCCGGTCGTGCGGGACATCCCGACCTTCGAGTGGCTGGATGAGGGCCGGGACTGTCTCAAAGCCGAGACCGATTTCGTCCCGGCGATCGAATCCCTGCTGTCCGAAAAGCGGCGTGCGGAGATCGGGGCCCAGGCCAAGGCCCGAAGCGAGGCGTTCACCCTGGATGCGGTACAGGCCGATCTCGTCTCGCTTTATCGGGCGATCGTGGGCGAGTGA
- a CDS encoding glycosyltransferase, whose product MPPAVAAFTDTYLPTVNGVTYTISAWRDRYIERDGRMDVVYPSSSYDPAPGEHPVRSFPFPFYEGYRLGVPSVPESVADVDLVHAHSPFAVGVAGYRLARRESLPFVVSYHTPTAEYASYVAPGPLAGPVAAVSSRWEQWFLERADLVLAPSDRTARSLRKRLHGVVVEDLPNGVDTTRFEPQDPTTFKETYGLPMDRPLVGYTGRHGHEKNLGAIIDAVEPLDVTVVFGGEGPATQSLREAAAAQDVDARFLGFLDREELPAFYSALDVFAFPSPVETQGIVALEATACGTPVVGVNAGALRETIVAGETGYHYERGDIADFRDGIQRALAAQEQLAETCLAHRSEISLSNAITQIETAYDRVR is encoded by the coding sequence ATGCCACCTGCGGTCGCCGCCTTCACGGACACGTATCTGCCGACCGTGAACGGCGTGACCTACACGATCTCCGCCTGGCGGGACCGCTACATCGAACGGGACGGCCGCATGGACGTGGTCTATCCCAGCAGTTCCTATGATCCGGCTCCGGGCGAACATCCCGTCCGGAGTTTCCCGTTTCCCTTCTACGAGGGCTACCGGCTGGGCGTCCCCAGCGTGCCCGAGTCGGTGGCCGACGTGGATCTCGTCCACGCACACTCACCCTTTGCCGTCGGCGTGGCTGGATACCGACTTGCCCGTCGCGAATCGCTTCCGTTCGTCGTGAGCTATCACACCCCCACGGCCGAGTACGCCTCCTACGTCGCACCAGGGCCCCTCGCGGGCCCCGTGGCGGCCGTGAGCAGTCGGTGGGAACAGTGGTTTCTCGAGCGTGCTGACCTGGTTCTCGCTCCGAGCGACCGGACCGCCCGCTCGCTCCGAAAACGGCTCCACGGGGTGGTCGTGGAGGACCTTCCAAACGGCGTGGACACCACTCGGTTCGAGCCCCAGGACCCGACGACGTTCAAGGAAACATACGGGCTCCCCATGGATCGACCGCTCGTGGGATACACGGGCCGACATGGTCACGAGAAGAATTTGGGAGCGATCATCGACGCGGTCGAACCGCTTGACGTCACGGTCGTCTTCGGCGGCGAAGGTCCGGCGACACAGTCCCTTCGGGAAGCAGCCGCGGCCCAGGACGTGGACGCCCGCTTCCTTGGCTTTCTCGACCGCGAGGAGTTACCGGCCTTCTACAGCGCTCTCGACGTTTTCGCGTTCCCGAGCCCCGTCGAGACCCAGGGGATCGTCGCCTTGGAGGCTACGGCCTGTGGGACGCCGGTCGTGGGAGTGAACGCAGGAGCGCTCAGAGAGACGATCGTGGCGGGTGAAACTGGCTATCACTACGAGCGAGGGGATATCGCTGACTTCCGGGATGGAATTCAGCGTGCACTGGCCGCCCAGGAACAACTCGCCGAAACCTGTCTGGCCCACCGATCCGAGATCAGTCTCTCGAACGCCATCACCCAGATCGAAACCGCGTACGATCGGGTGCGTTGA
- a CDS encoding pyruvate kinase alpha/beta domain-containing protein, translated as MIETDDLDTESVLELAADYADEHDIEDVVVASTSGATGEQAAEIFDLAARNLTVVGHAVGYSEPNEQEFDDGAREAIEAAGGTVFLGPMVFSNVGAAIKEKDGFSAHELVADVLRLFGQGTKVTLECVLEACDAGHVPAGKTVLAVAGTGDGADTVLAIKSANSRDLFEARILNVLAKPSDPENLFYW; from the coding sequence ATGATCGAGACTGACGATCTGGATACCGAATCGGTCCTGGAACTCGCAGCCGACTATGCGGACGAACACGACATCGAGGACGTGGTCGTCGCTTCGACGTCCGGGGCAACTGGCGAACAGGCCGCGGAGATTTTCGACCTCGCTGCGCGAAACCTGACCGTCGTGGGTCACGCCGTGGGCTACAGCGAGCCTAACGAGCAGGAGTTCGACGACGGCGCACGCGAGGCCATCGAGGCGGCCGGTGGCACGGTGTTCCTGGGACCGATGGTCTTCAGCAACGTCGGCGCGGCCATCAAAGAAAAGGACGGCTTCTCGGCCCACGAACTGGTCGCAGACGTGCTCAGGCTCTTCGGTCAGGGGACGAAAGTCACACTGGAATGTGTCCTGGAGGCGTGTGATGCCGGGCACGTCCCGGCCGGAAAGACTGTCCTGGCCGTGGCCGGAACCGGCGACGGGGCCGATACGGTGCTCGCGATCAAGTCCGCGAACAGTCGGGACCTCTTCGAGGCCCGAATCTTGAATGTCCTCGCGAAGCCAAGCGACCCCGAGAACCTCTTCTACTGGTAA
- a CDS encoding DUF2797 domain-containing protein encodes MQVVGYEPGTPTAPAALELATDGTVSTLELTRGKTLDYGLGERHCAGATDGTDHHACARPTAPYCDIHSTTWACATCRGNCGMPLETCHEEHVVYLAAFEPATFKVGVTRSWRFERRLAEQGARRGVQIKTVENGRIARQIEADLAAEVPDRIPVEWKIDGLAQTLDHAAWESVIESHTIEEAVEFDWGLDLSTRPITATMAAGTVRGTRGRVLVLERGESTYAIDLRDLVGFELQDDAAESERQASLGAFDRR; translated from the coding sequence GTGCAAGTAGTGGGCTACGAACCCGGGACGCCGACGGCACCGGCGGCCCTCGAACTCGCCACCGACGGCACCGTCAGTACCTTGGAACTCACTCGGGGGAAAACCCTTGATTACGGCCTCGGTGAGCGTCACTGTGCAGGTGCGACGGACGGAACGGACCACCATGCTTGCGCTCGTCCGACGGCTCCCTACTGTGACATCCACTCGACGACCTGGGCCTGTGCGACCTGCCGTGGAAACTGTGGGATGCCCCTGGAGACGTGTCACGAGGAACACGTGGTCTACCTGGCCGCGTTCGAGCCGGCGACGTTCAAAGTCGGCGTGACCCGCTCCTGGCGGTTCGAGCGCCGTCTCGCTGAGCAGGGCGCACGCCGTGGGGTACAGATCAAGACGGTCGAGAACGGGCGGATCGCCAGACAGATCGAGGCCGACCTGGCAGCCGAGGTTCCCGATAGAATCCCAGTCGAGTGGAAAATCGACGGGCTCGCTCAGACGCTGGACCACGCAGCCTGGGAATCGGTGATCGAATCCCACACCATCGAAGAAGCGGTCGAGTTCGACTGGGGCCTGGACCTCTCGACGCGCCCGATCACGGCTACCATGGCAGCCGGAACGGTGCGTGGGACACGAGGCCGTGTGCTCGTCCTGGAGCGCGGTGAGAGTACCTATGCCATCGATTTGCGCGATCTTGTCGGGTTCGAACTGCAGGACGACGCTGCCGAGTCTGAACGACAGGCCAGCCTGGGCGCGTTCGACCGACGTTAA
- a CDS encoding Glu/Leu/Phe/Val dehydrogenase, producing the protein MDSTNPLASLRAQVARAAEPLDLDPGILDGLKAPDRLLETTLEVRMDDGRIETFTAYRSQFDGARGPYKGGIRYHPQVTREEVIALSGWMTFKTAVVGLPFGGGKGGIAFDPRSYSAAEIERITRSYATELRPIIGVDTDIPAPDVNTGQREMNWLKDTYETLEGTTEPGVVTGKAIESGGSAGRVEATGRSVFLAAREVFSYLDRGLRGATVAVQGFGNVGATAARFLHEAGANVVAVSDSSGGVYLESGLDPEAVLGTKREERSVVDHEPGEQITNEEILTRDVDLLIPAALEGAIDADLAPAVQADVIVEGANGPLTDDADRQLQSRGVTIVPDILANAGGVIVSYLEWVQNRQRHYWEESRVNAELEDRIVSAFDEITESVEERGVSDLRTAAYTVAIDRIRQAAAERGVWP; encoded by the coding sequence ATGGATAGCACGAACCCGCTCGCGAGCCTCCGGGCACAGGTAGCCCGGGCCGCCGAGCCCCTGGATCTCGATCCGGGGATTCTTGACGGCCTCAAAGCCCCCGATCGGCTCCTCGAAACGACACTCGAAGTGCGGATGGACGATGGCCGGATCGAGACCTTCACGGCCTATCGCTCGCAGTTCGATGGGGCTCGCGGTCCATACAAGGGTGGGATCAGGTACCACCCCCAAGTGACTCGCGAGGAGGTAATCGCACTCTCGGGGTGGATGACGTTCAAGACCGCTGTCGTGGGACTGCCCTTCGGCGGGGGCAAGGGCGGCATTGCCTTCGACCCTCGCTCGTACTCGGCGGCCGAAATCGAGCGGATCACGCGCTCGTACGCGACCGAACTTCGACCCATCATCGGAGTCGACACAGACATTCCAGCCCCCGACGTAAACACCGGGCAGCGCGAGATGAACTGGCTGAAAGACACCTACGAGACCCTCGAAGGGACCACCGAACCGGGGGTCGTGACCGGGAAGGCGATCGAGAGCGGTGGGAGTGCCGGCCGCGTCGAGGCGACCGGGCGCTCTGTCTTTCTCGCCGCCCGGGAGGTCTTTTCCTATCTGGACCGGGGCCTGCGTGGAGCCACGGTGGCCGTCCAGGGCTTCGGGAACGTCGGGGCGACGGCCGCCCGATTCCTCCACGAGGCCGGGGCCAACGTGGTCGCAGTGAGTGATTCCTCGGGTGGGGTCTATCTGGAGTCGGGCCTGGATCCTGAGGCTGTGCTGGGGACAAAGCGCGAGGAGCGTTCGGTGGTCGATCACGAACCCGGGGAACAAATCACGAACGAGGAGATCCTGACTCGAGACGTGGACCTGCTGATTCCGGCCGCGCTCGAAGGCGCGATCGACGCCGACCTCGCGCCGGCCGTCCAGGCCGACGTGATCGTCGAGGGGGCAAACGGCCCGCTCACGGACGACGCCGACCGACAGCTCCAATCTCGGGGTGTCACGATCGTGCCTGACATCCTCGCGAATGCGGGAGGCGTGATCGTGTCCTACCTCGAGTGGGTGCAAAACCGACAGCGTCACTACTGGGAGGAATCGCGGGTCAACGCGGAACTGGAGGATCGAATCGTCTCGGCCTTCGATGAGATAACCGAGTCCGTCGAGGAGCGAGGCGTTTCGGACCTCCGGACGGCGGCCTATACCGTTGCAATCGACCGCATCCGGCAGGCGGCAGCGGAACGTGGCGTCTGGCCCTAA
- a CDS encoding pyridoxal phosphate-dependent aminotransferase: MNYTTRVTRVEPSATLAVSSLAAELTADGVDVVDLSVGEPDFETPEHIKVAGRDAITRGETHYSPSKGIPELREAIAEDLAAQGMPYGPENVMVTPGAKQALFEVVHTVVEDGDEVVLLDPAWVSYAAMAEIAGADLTRVDLRETDFQLEPALDALEAAVSSDTELLIVNSPNNPSGAVYSRAAMEGVRDLAVEYDITVIADEIYEQIRYAGEHVSLATLDGMGERTVTVNGFSKAYAMTGWRLGYFAAPEGLIEQAGKIQSHSVSSAATFVQHAGLEALEGPSEPTAEMVEAFEDRRDMLIEAFAEHGIDVPTPEGAFYMMLPVDDDDEAWCKAALEEAHVATVPGSAFGAPGYARLSYAADETRLREGVDRLAEAGFLGN, from the coding sequence ATGAACTACACTACTCGTGTTACGCGGGTCGAGCCGAGTGCGACCCTCGCCGTGAGTTCGCTCGCCGCCGAACTGACCGCGGACGGTGTTGACGTGGTCGACCTCTCGGTCGGTGAACCGGACTTCGAGACCCCCGAGCACATCAAAGTTGCCGGCCGGGACGCGATCACCCGTGGCGAGACCCACTACTCGCCATCGAAGGGGATCCCCGAACTCCGCGAGGCCATCGCGGAGGACCTTGCCGCCCAGGGAATGCCCTACGGTCCGGAGAACGTGATGGTCACGCCCGGTGCGAAACAGGCGCTCTTCGAGGTCGTCCACACGGTCGTCGAGGACGGCGACGAGGTCGTCCTTCTCGACCCCGCCTGGGTCTCGTATGCGGCGATGGCCGAGATCGCCGGTGCGGACCTGACCCGGGTCGATCTGCGGGAGACCGACTTCCAGCTCGAACCGGCACTCGACGCCCTCGAAGCGGCCGTCTCCTCGGACACCGAGCTCCTGATCGTCAACTCGCCGAACAATCCCAGCGGCGCGGTTTACTCACGGGCGGCCATGGAAGGCGTTCGTGACCTCGCGGTGGAGTATGACATTACGGTCATCGCGGACGAGATCTACGAACAGATCCGGTACGCGGGCGAGCACGTGAGCCTGGCGACCCTCGACGGGATGGGCGAGCGCACCGTCACGGTCAACGGCTTCTCGAAAGCGTATGCCATGACCGGCTGGCGACTGGGCTACTTCGCCGCGCCCGAAGGCCTGATCGAGCAGGCCGGCAAGATCCAGTCCCATTCGGTCTCCTCCGCGGCAACCTTCGTCCAGCATGCGGGCCTCGAAGCGCTGGAAGGGCCCTCGGAGCCGACCGCCGAGATGGTCGAGGCCTTCGAGGACCGGCGGGACATGCTTATCGAGGCGTTTGCCGAACACGGCATCGACGTGCCGACCCCGGAGGGGGCCTTCTACATGATGCTTCCCGTCGATGATGACGACGAAGCCTGGTGTAAAGCAGCCTTAGAAGAGGCCCACGTCGCGACGGTTCCGGGCAGCGCGTTTGGCGCGCCGGGCTACGCCCGCCTCTCCTACGCGGCCGACGAAACGCGCCTCCGAGAAGGCGTCGACCGTCTCGCCGAGGCCGGTTTCCTCGGTAATTAG
- the ribH gene encoding 6,7-dimethyl-8-ribityllumazine synthase, which produces MVVLGLVVAEFNRHITEQMEAAANEAAAEAGVEIRETIQVPGAYDTPLAADRLARRADIDAVAVLGTIITGDTDHDQVIANACAQGLTDVSLDRDTPVAFGVTGPGMTAEEARDRIDKGAETVESAIALAEDR; this is translated from the coding sequence ATGGTGGTTCTTGGGTTAGTCGTCGCCGAATTCAACCGACACATAACCGAACAGATGGAGGCCGCCGCCAACGAGGCCGCCGCCGAGGCGGGCGTCGAGATACGCGAGACGATTCAGGTTCCCGGTGCGTACGACACGCCACTCGCCGCCGACCGACTCGCCCGCCGGGCGGACATCGACGCGGTCGCCGTCCTCGGGACGATCATCACGGGCGACACGGACCACGACCAGGTCATCGCGAACGCCTGCGCGCAGGGGCTCACCGACGTGAGCCTCGATCGGGACACTCCGGTCGCGTTCGGAGTCACGGGCCCGGGCATGACTGCCGAGGAAGCCCGCGACCGGATCGACAAAGGAGCCGAAACCGTGGAGAGTGCAATCGCACTCGCGGAGGACCGATGA
- a CDS encoding flippase activity-associated protein Agl23, translated as MNLRRVDRRHVLAALAVLTAFGLLARFAVLGGRVFHWDEARVGYWTLRYLETGVWEYRPIVHGPVLFHVNAFLFETVGTSDAVARSVVALVGGLLPLAAYLFRSRLSNYEVIFFGLILAVEPVLLYYGRFMRNDVLAAGFALVALGFVLRFIDTRREWNLYAAVPGLVLALGTKEIALVYVGVWLGALLLLLDHRLFVAREEGRTWLAVTEPLVKRLVRGLKRYRWPIGLALGEFLFLVVLLFAPRPDLYQALAAPSKLPGVVHAATVESARALFGQWIAGGHEHSYVAFLGEALLTTATVSLPLVSFAVFGFLADRYTGDRPRDLVSFAFYTGITIYLLYPAITDISAPWSLVHAFVPLAIPAAVGLRVLLDWGLDAWDTEDWIGIALVAIVLLSVVGQVGFTAYDTSYRAPQDDDNPLVQYGQPAGDLRPTLTDIDAVVQANTGTDVVFYGDHFGVADESVADQYPANSNWLNRLPLAWYLERSGATTASATSPNELPEDPPVVIARVEHYGELADHLEGYESRTYELTSHGTETVVFLDPAALDNPRT; from the coding sequence ATGAATCTCCGCCGGGTCGATCGCCGCCACGTCCTCGCGGCGCTCGCCGTTCTCACTGCGTTCGGGCTGCTCGCCCGTTTTGCGGTCCTCGGCGGGCGGGTCTTTCACTGGGACGAAGCCCGGGTGGGTTACTGGACGCTTCGCTACCTCGAAACCGGTGTCTGGGAGTACCGGCCGATCGTCCACGGCCCGGTGCTCTTTCACGTCAACGCGTTTCTCTTCGAGACCGTGGGAACGAGCGACGCGGTCGCCCGTTCGGTCGTCGCGCTGGTGGGTGGGTTGCTCCCGCTCGCGGCGTACCTGTTCCGTTCGCGACTCTCGAATTACGAGGTGATCTTCTTCGGCCTGATCCTCGCCGTGGAGCCGGTCTTGCTCTACTACGGGCGATTCATGCGAAACGACGTGCTGGCCGCCGGGTTCGCGCTGGTCGCGCTTGGGTTCGTCCTCCGGTTCATCGACACCCGTCGCGAGTGGAACCTGTACGCGGCCGTCCCGGGGCTGGTGCTTGCCCTTGGGACGAAGGAGATCGCACTGGTTTACGTGGGGGTGTGGCTCGGGGCACTCCTTCTCCTGCTCGATCATCGCCTCTTCGTCGCTCGCGAGGAAGGACGGACCTGGCTGGCGGTCACTGAGCCCCTGGTGAAGCGACTCGTTCGCGGTCTCAAACGGTACCGATGGCCGATCGGCCTCGCTCTCGGGGAATTTCTCTTCCTCGTCGTGTTGCTGTTCGCGCCGCGCCCGGACCTGTACCAGGCCCTGGCCGCTCCGAGTAAACTTCCCGGGGTCGTCCACGCGGCCACGGTGGAGAGCGCCCGGGCCCTGTTCGGCCAGTGGATCGCGGGTGGCCACGAGCACAGCTACGTTGCATTCCTCGGCGAGGCACTGTTGACGACCGCCACAGTGAGTCTCCCGCTCGTTTCCTTTGCCGTCTTCGGGTTCCTCGCGGATCGGTACACTGGCGACCGCCCGCGGGATCTCGTCTCGTTTGCGTTCTATACGGGAATCACGATTTACCTGCTCTATCCCGCGATCACGGACATCTCGGCCCCGTGGAGTCTCGTTCACGCGTTCGTTCCGCTCGCGATTCCGGCTGCGGTGGGGCTCAGAGTTCTCTTGGACTGGGGCCTGGATGCCTGGGACACCGAGGATTGGATCGGAATCGCGCTCGTGGCGATCGTTCTCCTGTCCGTGGTCGGACAGGTCGGATTCACCGCTTACGACACGTCCTATCGGGCCCCGCAGGACGACGACAACCCGCTCGTACAATACGGCCAGCCGGCGGGAGATCTCCGACCCACGCTCACGGACATCGACGCGGTAGTGCAGGCGAACACTGGGACTGACGTGGTCTTCTATGGTGATCACTTCGGCGTGGCCGACGAGTCGGTGGCCGATCAGTATCCCGCGAACTCGAACTGGCTGAATCGGCTCCCGCTCGCGTGGTATCTGGAGCGGTCCGGAGCGACGACGGCCAGCGCGACCAGTCCGAACGAACTGCCGGAGGACCCGCCGGTCGTCATCGCCCGGGTCGAACACTACGGTGAACTCGCGGACCACCTCGAAGGCTACGAGTCCCGGACCTATGAGTTGACCTCCCACGGAACCGAAACGGTCGTCTTTCTGGACCCCGCGGCCCTGGATAATCCACGAACGTGA